The proteins below come from a single bacterium genomic window:
- a CDS encoding glycosyltransferase, with protein MSLTSHPFFSIIIATYNRGQHILPTIQSVLAQEFQDFELLIVGDCCTDQTAEVVKPLLNARIRWFNLAERFESQSGPNNFGIQKAQGSHIAYLGHDDIWAPDHLTELARVFKESKPSFAISGAILHSPPGINRPIITGMFENSEAALQHFFPPSSLAHTRAVVEQIGTWKNPYECSAPVDADFLLRAAQAGLKFVSTNKLTVHKFTAAQRYLSYLKISSDEQTEMLKTINSDNYRQFLEECLSQSKTYDQFMALPYVDFSKFTPGQIARENHWRRGLKGRALKRFEICEFIAEEKKAMALDWTTKLSNDLRWVGVNPLPQMLIPYTGDVQVNLSILFAHRDPRALEVIECQVSDLSAQFAMGQPFKVDEHYECLGVLSIHLDRQAGLVLKLILNSLQKRSEQAGGIGYSFIFISEKGDGEAQRYLDEAISSRKSRPVKTFAEADYLEVNPDVRAALERGEFPSGEMHYRLHGHFEGRSLG; from the coding sequence ATGTCTTTGACTAGTCATCCTTTTTTCTCGATCATCATTGCAACTTATAATCGTGGCCAACATATTTTACCGACGATACAATCAGTTTTGGCGCAAGAGTTTCAAGACTTTGAGCTCCTGATTGTCGGTGATTGCTGTACCGATCAGACGGCAGAAGTCGTTAAACCCCTATTAAATGCAAGAATTCGCTGGTTTAATTTAGCTGAGCGTTTTGAATCACAGAGCGGGCCAAATAATTTTGGCATACAAAAAGCTCAAGGCAGCCATATCGCCTATCTTGGACATGATGATATTTGGGCCCCTGATCACCTAACCGAACTCGCAAGAGTTTTTAAAGAATCAAAACCAAGCTTCGCAATCTCTGGAGCAATACTTCACTCCCCGCCCGGGATTAATCGACCAATTATTACTGGGATGTTTGAAAATTCTGAAGCAGCTCTCCAGCATTTTTTTCCGCCATCGAGTCTAGCTCATACACGCGCTGTAGTAGAGCAGATTGGGACTTGGAAAAATCCCTATGAATGCTCTGCTCCAGTTGATGCTGATTTTTTATTGCGAGCTGCGCAAGCGGGGCTTAAATTTGTTTCGACAAATAAACTTACAGTCCATAAATTCACTGCCGCTCAGCGCTATTTGAGTTACTTAAAAATTAGCTCTGACGAACAAACTGAAATGCTGAAAACGATTAACTCTGATAATTATCGGCAATTTTTGGAAGAATGTTTATCTCAATCGAAAACTTATGATCAATTCATGGCCCTGCCATATGTTGATTTCAGCAAATTTACTCCTGGCCAAATTGCTCGAGAGAATCATTGGCGCAGGGGCCTCAAAGGTAGAGCGTTAAAGCGCTTTGAGATTTGTGAATTTATTGCAGAAGAAAAAAAAGCGATGGCACTTGACTGGACAACTAAGTTATCCAATGACTTACGCTGGGTAGGAGTAAATCCCTTGCCACAGATGCTGATCCCTTACACAGGAGATGTGCAAGTTAATCTAAGTATTTTATTCGCGCATCGGGACCCTCGAGCATTGGAAGTTATAGAATGCCAAGTTAGCGATTTAAGTGCTCAATTCGCCATGGGCCAGCCCTTTAAGGTTGATGAGCATTATGAATGTCTCGGAGTTTTATCAATACACTTGGACAGGCAAGCAGGCTTGGTTTTAAAGCTAATTTTAAACTCTCTGCAAAAGCGTAGCGAACAAGCAGGCGGAATTGGCTATAGCTTTATCTTTATTTCCGAAAAAGGAGATGGAGAAGCTCAGCGCTATCTTGATGAAGCAATCTCCTCGCGGAAGTCAAGGCCAGTTAAAACTTTTGCCGAAGCAGATTATCTTGAGGTAAATCCCGACGTCAGAGCAGCGCTTGAGCGCGGTGAATTTCCATCAGGAGAAATGCATTATCGACTACATGGCCACTTTGAAGGCCGCTCACTGGGTTAA
- a CDS encoding RsmB/NOP family class I SAM-dependent RNA methyltransferase: MARSIKSIERILNPFFPDQSELTELANLLNNQFTGKKAFIWLSSEQHGAADLTALAAWVPNFVSIPPLGTLPSQLAEFKAGQIYPLDLSSIFEGSIVAGMTSPPQRILDLCAAPGGKTIFSYRYFNSSTKIEKFVANELVKSRTKILRENVIKYRLENIEVTAFDPSYFAEFHSEEFDLVVVDAPCSGQSLLGKDKNSDATFHPTMIKKNAMRQRRILANAITAAAPGGHIAYMTCTFSKDENEDVIAWALREFPGITAIPVETHRAYQSSVVEFACYRLWPNQGLGLGGFTCLLKKSSS, from the coding sequence ATGGCCCGTTCAATAAAATCCATTGAAAGAATTTTAAACCCTTTTTTTCCTGATCAAAGTGAGCTGACAGAACTTGCTAACTTACTGAACAATCAGTTTACCGGGAAAAAGGCATTTATTTGGTTGAGCTCTGAGCAGCACGGCGCGGCAGATCTAACAGCCCTTGCGGCTTGGGTGCCGAATTTTGTCTCGATTCCACCACTGGGCACATTACCTAGTCAGCTTGCGGAGTTTAAGGCCGGGCAGATTTACCCTCTCGATCTTTCCTCTATTTTTGAAGGGTCAATTGTTGCGGGGATGACTAGCCCACCGCAACGTATTCTCGATCTTTGTGCCGCCCCGGGCGGAAAAACAATTTTTTCTTATCGCTATTTTAACTCAAGCACGAAGATTGAGAAGTTTGTCGCAAACGAGCTAGTCAAGTCGCGGACAAAAATATTACGCGAGAACGTCATCAAATATCGTTTAGAGAATATTGAAGTGACTGCTTTCGACCCTTCGTATTTTGCAGAATTTCACAGTGAGGAATTTGATCTCGTAGTTGTCGATGCGCCTTGCTCGGGGCAAAGCTTGCTCGGCAAAGATAAAAATTCTGATGCAACGTTTCACCCAACAATGATCAAAAAGAATGCGATGCGCCAGAGGCGCATTTTAGCCAATGCGATCACGGCCGCGGCCCCCGGAGGACATATTGCCTATATGACCTGCACGTTTTCTAAAGACGAGAATGAAGATGTCATCGCTTGGGCGCTACGTGAATTTCCAGGCATTACAGCAATTCCCGTTGAAACTCATCGCGCTTATCAATCCTCTGTTGTCGAATTTGCTTGCTATCGCCTCTGGCCGAATCAGGGTTTAGGACTTGGTGGATTTACTTGCTTACTTAAAAAATCTTCAAGTTAG
- a CDS encoding threonine--tRNA ligase — MNEIDADNSKSGDALYKLRHSLAHVLAQAVLELRPKAKLAFGPPIDHGFYYDFDLGEPITHDDLPKIEERMRRIIGEKQQFEQITRSLDESVKLLSGRGEVYKVEYAQELIERGEKTLGFYKNGPFEDMCRGPHVVHTGEIPKDCFALDNIAGAYWRGDEKRPQLTRIYGLAFQTKAELEAFQEQRRLAKERDHRKLGTELEIYTIVDKIGPGLPLWMPNGTVLRDQLENYAKEIEFKAGYKRVATPHITKANLYYTSGHLPYYKGSMFPPMEVEGEEPYFLKPMNCPHHHMIYKSRPRSYRELPLRLAEYGTCYRFEDSGALSGLLRVRMLSMNDSHIYCRPDQLQEEFRAVLDLHAMYYKKFRLSDYWMRLSLHDPKNKEKYVDDPEAWKYSEGVIRDVLKSMSIRYSEGMDEAAFYGPKVDFQIKNVIGREETASTNQLDFAMPGRFDLTYVGEDGKEHRPYIIHRAPLGTHERFLAFLIEHFGGAFPTWMAPTQVKIVPVADKFNDYVDSLEREFVDNLIRVEVDRSTESFNKKLRNAITTKTPNILIVGGKEAEAGNVTWRRYVTPEQKTMSRSDFLGLIRLINNTRTMDNFADEVLPG, encoded by the coding sequence ATGAACGAGATCGACGCAGATAACAGTAAAAGTGGCGATGCCTTATATAAGCTCCGCCACTCACTTGCCCATGTACTTGCGCAAGCAGTTTTAGAGCTTAGGCCCAAAGCAAAACTTGCCTTTGGACCACCAATTGATCACGGATTTTATTATGACTTTGATCTTGGTGAGCCGATTACGCACGACGATTTGCCGAAAATCGAAGAGCGCATGCGACGGATTATCGGAGAAAAACAACAATTCGAGCAAATTACTCGCAGTCTTGATGAATCGGTTAAACTGCTTAGCGGACGCGGCGAAGTTTATAAAGTCGAATACGCTCAAGAATTAATTGAACGTGGCGAGAAAACTCTCGGGTTCTATAAGAATGGCCCCTTTGAAGATATGTGTCGTGGACCGCATGTTGTTCACACCGGAGAAATTCCCAAGGATTGCTTTGCGCTCGACAATATTGCGGGTGCTTATTGGCGTGGCGATGAGAAGCGCCCGCAGCTGACACGAATTTATGGACTTGCCTTTCAAACTAAAGCCGAACTTGAAGCCTTTCAAGAACAGCGGCGCTTAGCCAAGGAGCGAGACCACCGTAAGCTCGGCACGGAATTAGAAATTTATACGATTGTTGATAAGATCGGCCCTGGGCTTCCACTCTGGATGCCGAACGGAACAGTATTGCGCGACCAACTGGAAAATTACGCCAAGGAAATTGAATTCAAGGCCGGCTATAAAAGAGTTGCCACGCCACATATCACCAAGGCAAATCTCTATTATACTTCGGGGCATTTGCCTTATTATAAAGGTAGCATGTTCCCGCCGATGGAAGTTGAGGGAGAAGAGCCCTATTTCCTTAAGCCCATGAACTGTCCGCATCATCATATGATTTATAAGTCGCGGCCACGAAGCTATCGCGAATTGCCGCTAAGACTTGCAGAGTATGGGACCTGCTACCGTTTTGAGGATTCAGGAGCACTCTCCGGCTTACTCCGGGTGCGCATGTTAAGCATGAACGATTCGCACATTTACTGTCGCCCCGACCAATTGCAAGAGGAATTTCGCGCAGTACTTGACTTACATGCGATGTATTACAAGAAATTTCGCTTAAGCGACTATTGGATGCGGCTTTCCTTGCACGACCCCAAGAACAAGGAAAAGTATGTAGATGATCCAGAAGCTTGGAAGTATTCCGAAGGAGTAATCAGAGATGTCCTTAAGTCGATGTCTATTCGCTATAGTGAGGGCATGGATGAAGCTGCCTTTTATGGGCCAAAGGTAGATTTCCAAATCAAAAACGTGATTGGACGCGAGGAAACAGCATCAACAAATCAACTTGATTTTGCGATGCCAGGTCGTTTTGATTTAACTTACGTTGGCGAAGACGGCAAAGAGCATCGACCTTATATTATTCATCGCGCTCCGCTGGGCACGCATGAGAGATTTTTAGCATTTTTGATCGAGCATTTTGGCGGGGCCTTTCCAACTTGGATGGCACCAACTCAAGTAAAAATCGTGCCTGTTGCTGACAAATTTAACGATTACGTGGATTCTCTAGAGCGCGAATTTGTTGATAATTTAATACGAGTTGAAGTTGATCGTTCAACTGAGTCCTTTAATAAAAAACTACGTAATGCAATTACAACAAAGACGCCCAACATTTTGATTGTCGGAGGCAAGGAAGCCGAGGCAGGTAATGTCACTTGGCGGCGTTACGTAACTCCAGAGCAGAAGACCATGTCGCGTAGCGATTTCTTAGGTTTGATTAGGCTCATCAACAACACCCGCACAATGGATAATTTTGCGGATGAAGTTTTGCCAGGGTAG
- a CDS encoding TonB-dependent receptor has product MKAHSYSLAAFAILFSFVVTSSIVAEESDIIVTPSKIEQHPAEVASSTSFIKVDDYLPQAGSNLTDLLRDLPGVDVIQSGSLGGNASVFLRGANPEHTLVLVDGVELNSPINPTHAYNFADLPVNNIDRIEVVRGPQSVLYGSDAMGGVIQIFTKTGKGPLSNRVKLEAGSYGTFAESAAATAGSETRSFSLSAAHIHSHSISSAAPRLGNNEPDPYDRLTVNGSATQQIGESSKLSLFGRYHNAHSDLDNFGGAGGDDLNRKLDNEEMSLRSNFDFTSISNQLSHLFSVSWAKNRYDDDSDPDELNPLEILRSDYAGDKLAFELQNTANLATLGTTVFGLLTKEEKAQANFFSDGIFGPFEDNLAEQQARTNAFYLQHQLPVTSALSVGAGVRHDDPDTSDAETTWRVTPLYKLEAINTAIKGSIGTGFKAPSLYQLYSSYGFKDLKSETSTGYDFGIEKNFEIFNSVLSLTYFSQDFNDLISFDPNTFKFENIQEAETRGIESTYKTNFSEQLNSTLTYTWTDTEDKITGTELLRRPQHKGSIGVNFQALENLNLKLKLRYIGRRFDNDFNQFPAERVSLKSYFLTDLGAEYAFSEKLSTYLRLENLFDEEYEEVLGYGTRGFGAYAGVSLSL; this is encoded by the coding sequence ATGAAGGCTCATTCTTATTCGCTGGCAGCGTTTGCCATTTTATTCTCTTTTGTCGTTACAAGTTCAATCGTCGCTGAAGAGAGCGACATTATTGTTACGCCATCCAAGATTGAACAACACCCAGCAGAGGTTGCAAGCTCAACCAGCTTCATTAAAGTCGACGATTATCTTCCTCAAGCTGGCTCTAATCTGACAGACTTATTAAGAGATCTACCCGGGGTTGATGTTATACAAAGTGGCTCTCTTGGAGGTAACGCTTCTGTCTTCTTAAGAGGCGCTAATCCAGAACATACTTTGGTCTTAGTTGATGGAGTCGAGTTAAATAGCCCAATTAACCCGACACATGCTTATAATTTTGCCGATTTACCAGTTAATAACATCGATCGCATTGAAGTAGTGCGCGGCCCGCAGAGTGTACTCTATGGCAGTGACGCAATGGGCGGCGTAATCCAGATTTTTACCAAAACCGGAAAAGGTCCCTTAAGTAATAGAGTCAAGCTTGAAGCTGGTAGCTATGGGACATTTGCCGAAAGTGCCGCAGCAACTGCGGGCAGTGAAACGCGGTCTTTTAGCCTTTCCGCGGCACACATCCATTCTCACAGTATTTCTTCAGCTGCCCCTCGATTAGGCAACAACGAGCCCGATCCCTATGACCGCCTGACAGTTAACGGCTCTGCTACTCAACAAATAGGCGAATCAAGCAAACTTAGTTTATTCGGTCGCTACCATAATGCTCATTCAGATCTAGATAACTTTGGAGGAGCCGGCGGCGATGATTTAAATCGCAAATTAGACAACGAAGAAATGTCACTTCGATCAAACTTTGACTTCACAAGCATCAGTAATCAGCTTTCTCATCTCTTCTCGGTCAGCTGGGCTAAAAATCGCTACGACGATGATTCGGATCCTGATGAATTAAACCCTTTAGAGATTCTACGTAGCGATTATGCGGGAGATAAGCTTGCTTTCGAACTGCAAAACACAGCGAATTTAGCTACACTGGGCACGACTGTATTTGGATTACTCACCAAAGAAGAAAAAGCTCAGGCAAACTTTTTTAGTGACGGCATTTTTGGTCCCTTCGAGGATAATCTAGCTGAGCAACAGGCACGCACTAATGCTTTCTATCTGCAACATCAGCTCCCCGTGACAAGTGCACTTTCAGTCGGAGCCGGCGTAAGACATGACGACCCTGATACATCGGATGCTGAGACAACCTGGCGGGTTACTCCGCTCTATAAACTGGAAGCAATCAACACTGCGATTAAAGGATCGATCGGGACTGGGTTTAAAGCTCCTTCGCTTTATCAGCTTTACTCTAGTTACGGTTTTAAAGACCTGAAATCCGAGACATCAACTGGCTATGATTTTGGAATTGAGAAAAATTTCGAGATCTTCAATTCCGTACTGAGTCTGACTTATTTCTCACAAGATTTTAACGACTTAATCTCTTTTGACCCAAATACTTTCAAGTTTGAAAATATTCAGGAGGCAGAAACGCGCGGCATCGAATCTACATACAAAACCAATTTTAGCGAGCAACTTAATTCAACTCTCACATATACTTGGACTGATACTGAAGATAAGATCACCGGAACAGAGCTTTTACGACGTCCTCAGCACAAAGGGAGTATCGGAGTAAATTTTCAAGCCCTTGAAAATTTAAACTTAAAACTAAAACTACGTTACATTGGTCGTCGTTTTGATAACGACTTCAATCAATTTCCTGCTGAGCGCGTATCCTTAAAAAGCTATTTCCTAACTGATCTTGGTGCTGAATACGCCTTCAGTGAAAAATTGAGCACTTACCTTCGACTCGAGAATCTCTTTGATGAGGAATATGAGGAAGTGCTTGGCTACGGCACGCGAGGCTTTGGTGCTTATGCGGGTGTGAGTTTAAGTTTGTAA
- a CDS encoding nucleotidyltransferase substrate binding protein, with product MKNKKLEESYSLLKNAQSFWKKDQSEPLAFAAATKAFEVFFEYAWKHFKQEADLAGYETYNPRDAIRAAAQMELIKDPDLWCRFLNARNLSVHDYIGIKDEDFADLMKQLVREGALLLK from the coding sequence ATGAAAAATAAAAAACTTGAAGAATCATACTCTTTACTCAAAAATGCCCAATCATTTTGGAAAAAAGATCAAAGTGAGCCCTTGGCGTTTGCGGCTGCGACCAAAGCATTTGAAGTATTTTTTGAATACGCTTGGAAACATTTTAAGCAAGAAGCAGATTTAGCAGGATATGAAACGTACAATCCTCGTGATGCGATTCGTGCAGCGGCTCAAATGGAATTGATTAAAGATCCCGACCTCTGGTGCAGGTTTCTAAATGCTAGGAATTTATCTGTGCATGACTATATTGGTATTAAAGACGAAGATTTTGCGGACTTAATGAAACAGCTAGTCCGCGAAGGTGCCTTACTGTTAAAATAA
- a CDS encoding dTDP-4-dehydrorhamnose 3,5-epimerase family protein, with the protein MLTLEDFIDDQPWTENVQPFSEIAIENQIEGVKIQRLLTHADQRGDLTVLLSSLYTDQRTEHVYLVTARAQSVRAWVYHKHQHDRLAYTNGDIRVVLFDLRKDSPSYQRLNVIDVGSANRVQITIPPFVVHGVQNRGSSDAYFINMPTRAYDPSNPDKSRLPKNHPDIPYVFD; encoded by the coding sequence ATGCTTACGCTTGAAGACTTTATTGACGATCAACCCTGGACGGAAAATGTTCAGCCTTTTTCTGAAATTGCAATTGAAAACCAAATTGAGGGCGTGAAAATACAACGTTTGCTTACTCATGCTGATCAGCGCGGGGACCTTACGGTTTTACTCTCGAGCTTATATACCGATCAACGCACTGAACATGTTTATCTGGTGACTGCTCGAGCCCAGTCAGTCCGTGCTTGGGTCTACCACAAACACCAGCACGATCGCTTGGCTTACACCAATGGTGATATACGAGTTGTGCTGTTTGATTTGCGTAAGGATAGCCCAAGCTATCAGCGATTAAACGTGATTGATGTGGGTAGTGCTAACAGAGTTCAGATCACAATCCCGCCTTTTGTTGTGCACGGTGTGCAGAACCGCGGATCAAGTGATGCTTATTTCATTAATATGCCCACACGTGCATACGATCCAAGTAATCCCGATAAGTCGCGCTTACCTAAAAATCATCCTGACATTCCTTATGTCTTTGACTAG
- the nadE gene encoding NAD(+) synthase — protein MLTKVEATAHKIEEAIKEFCEIAVIAVSGGVDSAVVASAACAALGPEHVILVSLPISETDRGVFNRRSAELAAKLASRHLKVDLTALKEAFDQTLKAAIPELTSKVTQAKPSVLSKSDARIRTLLLYAVSEQLSASNDTLPLKRIRVIGSANLSEELIGYNVKGGDALADFFPLGDLFKSEVYQLARHYEVLPEIINAPPTSGLWGQKPFSEEVGFTHEALEPAFVALLRALRRGIKDNELAITTEEFARIDRKVGEFVIKRFTSNKHKRVMPRKVPLRGTEFVKDIFND, from the coding sequence ATGCTAACCAAAGTTGAAGCAACTGCACATAAAATTGAAGAGGCAATTAAGGAATTCTGCGAAATCGCAGTTATCGCCGTCAGTGGCGGGGTCGACTCGGCAGTCGTGGCTTCAGCAGCTTGCGCAGCACTTGGACCTGAACATGTCATCTTAGTTTCGCTGCCAATCTCAGAAACAGATCGAGGTGTTTTTAACCGACGCAGCGCTGAACTGGCTGCTAAGTTGGCAAGTCGACATCTTAAAGTTGATCTCACCGCTCTGAAAGAAGCATTTGACCAAACACTCAAAGCAGCTATTCCTGAACTGACGAGTAAGGTAACCCAAGCCAAACCGAGCGTGCTCTCAAAAAGCGATGCCCGGATAAGAACATTACTGCTCTACGCCGTCAGTGAACAGCTTAGCGCCAGTAACGACACTCTGCCGCTAAAACGCATCCGTGTAATCGGCAGTGCAAATTTGTCAGAAGAGTTAATCGGCTACAATGTGAAAGGTGGGGATGCCTTGGCTGATTTTTTCCCACTCGGCGATTTATTTAAGTCCGAAGTTTACCAATTGGCGCGGCATTATGAAGTGCTTCCCGAAATAATTAACGCCCCGCCAACCTCGGGACTTTGGGGACAAAAACCATTTTCCGAAGAAGTTGGCTTTACGCATGAAGCACTAGAACCAGCTTTTGTCGCGCTTTTACGGGCGTTGCGACGCGGGATAAAAGATAATGAGCTGGCAATCACAACTGAAGAATTCGCCCGAATTGATCGAAAAGTTGGCGAATTTGTTATAAAACGCTTTACTTCAAACAAACATAAACGGGTTATGCCGCGTAAGGTTCCATTGCGAGGCACGGAATTTGTTAAAGATATTTTCAACGATTAA
- a CDS encoding helix-turn-helix domain-containing protein has product MQISYIINSHLLRQKIKTLGFKSIHDFATTIGVHRNTVSDYLNSKAKPLPDGLEKILNYLGLHPKDALLEHRLESFQYPEQPILPLIDELVTACPEAAFVLYGSRARGTEKKYSDFDIGLYTIKPIPFSLYSSLLDKVDCWNEANILSVQLTNLNNADQYFLTSISKDIKFIGGKPKAWEVLLKGSDKLRYEK; this is encoded by the coding sequence ATGCAAATAAGCTATATTATCAACTCTCACTTACTACGCCAAAAAATCAAAACGCTTGGATTTAAATCTATACACGACTTTGCAACTACGATCGGTGTTCACAGAAATACCGTGTCGGATTATTTAAATAGTAAAGCAAAGCCTCTACCCGATGGGCTTGAAAAAATATTGAACTACTTAGGACTACATCCTAAAGATGCTCTCCTCGAACATCGACTTGAATCTTTCCAATACCCTGAACAACCTATTCTGCCCCTAATCGATGAGTTAGTTACTGCATGCCCTGAAGCTGCATTTGTTCTATACGGTTCACGTGCACGTGGCACTGAAAAGAAATATTCAGATTTTGATATTGGACTATATACAATTAAACCAATTCCGTTTTCACTCTACAGCTCACTATTGGATAAAGTAGACTGTTGGAATGAAGCCAACATTTTATCAGTGCAACTAACAAATTTAAACAATGCTGATCAATATTTTCTTACAAGCATTTCCAAAGATATAAAATTTATCGGCGGGAAACCTAAAGCTTGGGAAGTATTATTAAAAGGCTCAGACAAACTACGTTATGAAAAATAA
- a CDS encoding Rieske 2Fe-2S domain-containing protein, translated as MSTYFALNAPLGSIKSRGKLLGMPSRRNFIFFTCCLPLFYLFSCKRKYKRPAEQLDLGEPRNLLAPQQYLKHASILLFKDDRGFSALSMRCSYDGCDLTDGDQALTCSCCSSRYKLNGQVTRGPAAENLSFYEINFQEGHLFANSAKTVNQNYRFLSKELDELIKSLKFAPGETPSSVAIPDPLLGRDSTDYKNKGILPDDTYEMSDFQKGR; from the coding sequence ATGTCGACCTATTTTGCGCTAAATGCACCCTTGGGTAGTATAAAATCTCGTGGTAAACTATTAGGCATGCCTTCACGTCGAAATTTTATTTTTTTTACTTGTTGTTTGCCGCTCTTTTACTTGTTTAGTTGCAAGCGTAAATATAAGCGACCCGCTGAGCAACTCGATTTAGGTGAACCCAGAAACTTACTTGCCCCGCAGCAATATCTAAAACACGCTTCAATCTTGCTTTTTAAGGACGATCGAGGATTTTCTGCATTGAGTATGCGCTGTAGCTACGATGGCTGCGACCTGACAGATGGCGACCAGGCGCTTACTTGCAGCTGCTGTTCTTCACGCTATAAATTGAACGGACAAGTAACGCGTGGACCTGCAGCTGAAAATCTTTCCTTTTACGAAATTAATTTTCAAGAAGGGCACCTTTTTGCCAATTCAGCAAAAACAGTCAATCAGAATTACCGTTTTCTGAGCAAAGAACTTGATGAGTTAATTAAAAGTCTAAAATTTGCCCCGGGCGAAACTCCTTCTTCGGTAGCGATTCCCGACCCGCTGCTTGGCCGCGACAGCACGGACTATAAAAATAAGGGCATTCTGCCTGACGATACCTACGAGATGTCTGATTTTCAAAAAGGCCGATGA
- a CDS encoding thiolase family protein, with protein MNQAYICSPVRTPIGSFMGSLAALSATELGAACVKEVLSRSGAPAETINEVIMGNVLSAGLGQAPARQVGIKAGLPKHVQALTINKVCSSGLKAVMLAAQSIATGQSEAVIAGGMESMTNAPYYLPKFRLGARLGHASAEDAIIRDGLWDVYNDFHMGSAAELCAKEHQVSREEQDAFAVESYRRAQAAIANGFFKDEILSLTVGTGPKATTVATDEEPSKVNFDKIPTLKAVFNKVEGQIEGTVTAANASSINDGASAMLVCSESYLKKHNLTPMARIVQYGTHAQEPEWFTTAPIGAVETVLKQAKLDTQQIDLFELNEAFSVVAVACSRGLKLDPAKVNINGGAVALGHPIGASGARILTTLLYALKRTQGRTGIASLCNGGGEATAMIVTLV; from the coding sequence ATGAATCAAGCATATATTTGTAGCCCTGTGCGTACCCCGATTGGTTCATTCATGGGCAGTTTAGCTGCACTTAGTGCCACCGAACTTGGAGCAGCCTGCGTTAAAGAAGTGCTTTCGCGTAGTGGTGCCCCGGCAGAGACAATTAATGAAGTGATTATGGGTAACGTCTTGAGTGCGGGGCTAGGTCAAGCACCTGCTAGACAAGTTGGCATCAAAGCCGGGCTTCCAAAGCATGTCCAAGCGCTAACGATTAACAAAGTCTGTAGTTCGGGACTAAAGGCCGTGATGTTAGCAGCGCAAAGTATTGCAACTGGGCAATCCGAAGCCGTGATCGCAGGTGGCATGGAAAGCATGACCAATGCACCTTACTACTTACCGAAATTCCGTCTCGGCGCGCGTCTGGGCCATGCCAGCGCAGAAGATGCAATTATTCGTGATGGCTTATGGGATGTGTATAACGATTTTCACATGGGAAGTGCTGCGGAACTTTGCGCTAAGGAGCATCAGGTTAGCCGCGAAGAGCAAGATGCTTTTGCCGTTGAGAGCTATCGCCGAGCGCAAGCTGCTATAGCCAACGGATTTTTTAAAGATGAAATCTTGAGTTTAACTGTGGGGACCGGCCCGAAGGCAACCACTGTTGCAACTGATGAAGAACCTTCGAAAGTTAACTTCGATAAAATCCCAACGCTTAAAGCTGTCTTCAATAAAGTAGAAGGGCAAATAGAGGGGACTGTTACTGCGGCAAATGCTTCTTCAATTAATGACGGTGCATCAGCAATGCTTGTCTGCTCTGAGAGCTATCTCAAGAAGCATAACTTAACTCCAATGGCACGCATCGTGCAGTATGGAACTCACGCCCAGGAGCCGGAGTGGTTCACTACCGCGCCAATCGGTGCAGTTGAAACCGTGCTCAAGCAAGCTAAGCTTGATACACAGCAAATTGATTTGTTTGAACTGAATGAGGCGTTTTCTGTGGTGGCAGTAGCTTGCTCACGCGGGCTTAAGCTTGACCCAGCCAAGGTTAACATTAATGGAGGAGCAGTCGCGCTGGGGCATCCAATTGGAGCATCTGGAGCACGTATTCTGACGACTTTGCTCTACGCATTAAAGCGCACTCAGGGTCGCACAGGAATTGCGTCTTTGTGTAATGGTGGCGGTGAAGCGACGGCAATGATTGTGACGCTGGTCTAG